In Streptomyces sp. NBC_01551, one DNA window encodes the following:
- a CDS encoding DsbA family protein — MRDDTPIPVDFWFDPTCPWAWLTSRWILEVARQRPLEVRWHIMSLSVLNEGRPDLPERWHRNLALRMEPVRVCAAAEERYGSEVLGRLYTELGTRFHPHKAPKERATYAAALAAAGLDPALAEAAGSDAFDAAVRASHNDGIGRVGTEVGTPVIAVGDVAFFGPVVTPTPRGDAALRLWDGFLAMAATDGFFELKRTRTRDPIFT; from the coding sequence GTGCGGGACGACACCCCGATACCGGTGGATTTCTGGTTCGACCCCACCTGTCCCTGGGCGTGGCTGACCTCCCGCTGGATCCTGGAGGTCGCCCGGCAACGGCCCCTTGAAGTCCGCTGGCACATCATGAGCCTGAGCGTGCTCAACGAGGGGCGCCCCGACCTGCCCGAGCGCTGGCACCGCAACCTGGCCCTGCGCATGGAGCCGGTGCGGGTCTGCGCCGCCGCCGAGGAGCGGTACGGGTCCGAGGTGCTGGGCCGGCTCTACACCGAACTCGGCACCCGGTTCCACCCGCACAAGGCGCCCAAGGAGCGGGCCACCTACGCGGCCGCCCTCGCCGCCGCGGGCCTGGACCCGGCGCTGGCCGAGGCGGCCGGGTCCGACGCGTTCGACGCCGCGGTGCGCGCTTCGCACAACGACGGCATCGGCCGCGTCGGCACCGAGGTGGGCACCCCTGTCATCGCGGTGGGGGACGTGGCGTTCTTCGGTCCCGTGGTGACGCCGACCCCGCGCGGCGACGCCGCGCTGCGGCTGTGGGACGGCTTCCTCGCCATGGCCGCCACCGACGGGTTCTTCGAACTCAAGCGCACCCGCACCCGCGATCCGATCTTCACCTGA
- a CDS encoding FAD-dependent monooxygenase, with the protein MRAIEVPVLIVGGGGCGLSASVFLSDQGVEHLLVERHPDTSRIPKAHYLNQRTMEIFRQHGVAEDVLAEAAPLDKFGKVRWQTTLAGDGPLERRLIHEMDAFGGGELQETYAAVGPVLPAKLPQMWLEPILRRHAEQRNPGRILFHHELTGFSDEGDHVIAEVRDVETGETISVKAQYLLGADGGKTVGRAVGIEMQGPPGLVNTTTAYFSADLSEWWEEGTLITHFLSPEDPDLSSNLIEMGPSWGKDCEQWGLHFAPGPPGRWDAETVIPRIRELLRLPDLEITVHKVTDWIVDAHLADRYRVGRVLIAGDAAHRQPPAVGLGLNTGIQDAHNLAWKLAAVTSGRAPDSLIDTYEAERRPVGRENVDWAVSAAQHHQVVIDAIGAGHNIPAGRRRQRLEAYFDPSPLGDTVRARALEIFHTHRGGCQSLDMEVGFAYEAGAILSDGSERPVPVPMRNEHRPTSRPGHRVPHAWISRDGHRLSTIDLTGTTGFALITGPEGTPWVEAAARVAEKFSVPIVTARIGEGAEFTDVDGGWAAVRQIGDAGAILVRPDSHVAWRSTDGSADAEQVLADVFATLLDR; encoded by the coding sequence ATGCGAGCAATCGAGGTTCCGGTCCTGATCGTGGGCGGCGGCGGATGCGGTCTGTCCGCCTCTGTTTTCCTGTCCGACCAGGGCGTCGAGCATCTGCTGGTGGAACGGCATCCGGACACGTCGAGGATCCCGAAGGCGCACTATCTCAACCAGCGCACGATGGAGATCTTCCGCCAGCACGGCGTCGCCGAGGACGTGCTCGCCGAGGCGGCGCCGCTCGACAAGTTCGGCAAGGTGCGCTGGCAGACCACGCTCGCGGGCGACGGCCCGCTGGAGCGGCGTCTGATCCACGAGATGGACGCCTTCGGCGGCGGCGAGCTGCAGGAGACCTACGCGGCGGTCGGGCCGGTGCTGCCCGCCAAGCTGCCGCAGATGTGGCTGGAGCCGATCCTGCGCCGCCACGCGGAGCAGCGCAATCCGGGCCGGATCCTCTTCCACCACGAGCTGACCGGTTTCTCGGACGAGGGCGACCACGTCATCGCCGAGGTGCGCGACGTCGAGACCGGCGAGACCATCTCGGTCAAGGCGCAGTACCTCCTCGGCGCCGACGGCGGCAAGACGGTCGGCCGCGCGGTCGGCATCGAGATGCAGGGCCCTCCCGGGCTGGTCAACACCACCACCGCCTACTTCTCCGCCGATCTCTCCGAGTGGTGGGAGGAGGGCACGCTCATCACGCACTTCCTCAGCCCGGAGGACCCCGACCTCTCCAGCAACCTCATCGAGATGGGACCGAGCTGGGGCAAGGACTGCGAGCAGTGGGGCCTGCACTTCGCCCCCGGCCCGCCCGGACGCTGGGACGCGGAAACGGTCATCCCCCGGATCCGCGAGCTGCTGCGCCTGCCCGACCTGGAGATCACCGTCCACAAGGTGACGGACTGGATCGTGGACGCCCACCTCGCCGACCGCTACCGGGTCGGCAGGGTGCTGATCGCCGGCGACGCCGCGCACCGCCAGCCGCCCGCCGTCGGCCTCGGACTCAACACCGGCATCCAGGACGCGCACAACCTCGCCTGGAAGCTGGCCGCGGTGACCAGCGGCCGCGCGCCCGACAGCCTGATCGACACGTACGAGGCCGAGCGCCGGCCCGTGGGCCGCGAGAACGTCGACTGGGCGGTGTCCGCCGCGCAGCACCACCAGGTGGTCATCGACGCCATCGGCGCCGGCCACAACATCCCGGCGGGCCGCCGCCGGCAGCGGCTGGAGGCGTACTTCGACCCGTCCCCGCTCGGCGACACCGTACGGGCGCGCGCCCTGGAGATCTTCCACACGCACCGGGGCGGATGCCAGTCGCTCGACATGGAGGTCGGCTTCGCCTACGAGGCTGGCGCGATCCTGTCCGACGGCAGCGAGCGGCCGGTCCCCGTCCCCATGCGCAACGAGCACCGGCCGACCTCCCGCCCCGGACACCGGGTGCCGCACGCGTGGATCAGCCGCGACGGTCACCGGCTGTCCACGATCGACCTCACCGGCACGACCGGCTTCGCGCTGATCACCGGCCCGGAGGGGACCCCGTGGGTCGAGGCGGCCGCGCGGGTGGCGGAGAAGTTCTCCGTCCCGATCGTCACGGCCCGGATCGGTGAGGGCGCCGAGTTCACCGACGTCGACGGCGGCTGGGCGGCCGTCCGGCAGATCGGCGACGCCGGCGCGATCCTGGTGCGCCCCGACTCGCACGTGGCCTGGCGCAGCACGGACGGCAGCGCGGACGCCGAGCAGGTGCTGGCGGACGTGTTCGCCACCCTCCTGGACCGCTGA
- a CDS encoding methyltransferase: protein MSAIPEVRDQSDSYALLDLIQGAVITQALSVAAKLGIADVLADGPLSAADIAARVGSDATATHRILRALAGHGVFAIRPDGLIEQSPLSDKLRDDAPDSMRGFALLMNHPLLWEEWGQLFTTVETGEPNLPKLRGMGALDFFHATPEYAAVFFHAFGKLSESETDPILAAYDFSQFNTVVDVIAGRGNLLAGILKQSPNVKGVLYDSEVATVDSPSLFEAAGVADRLTIEHGGYLDKLPTGGDAYLFKHIIHDFSEADAITALRNAREAIGPDGKLLVIEYVLPENGEHHLGNTIDLWLMLMLGAQDRTLAQYTELFAKAGFKVTRAVPTSAPISVIEAIPA, encoded by the coding sequence ATGTCCGCAATTCCCGAAGTCCGTGACCAGTCGGACTCGTATGCGCTGCTCGATCTCATTCAGGGTGCCGTGATCACCCAGGCGCTTTCCGTCGCGGCCAAGCTCGGCATCGCGGACGTCCTCGCCGACGGGCCGCTGTCCGCCGCCGACATCGCCGCGCGGGTCGGTTCCGACGCCACGGCGACCCACCGGATCCTGCGTGCCCTCGCCGGCCACGGCGTGTTCGCGATCCGCCCCGACGGCCTGATCGAGCAGTCGCCGCTGTCCGACAAGCTCCGTGACGACGCGCCGGACTCGATGCGCGGCTTCGCCCTGCTGATGAACCACCCGCTGCTGTGGGAGGAGTGGGGCCAGCTGTTCACGACCGTGGAGACCGGCGAGCCCAACCTGCCGAAGCTGCGCGGCATGGGCGCGCTGGACTTCTTCCACGCGACCCCGGAGTACGCGGCCGTCTTCTTCCACGCGTTCGGCAAGCTCTCGGAGTCGGAGACCGACCCGATCCTGGCCGCCTACGACTTCTCCCAGTTCAACACCGTCGTCGACGTCATCGCGGGACGCGGCAACCTGCTGGCGGGCATCCTCAAGCAGTCGCCGAACGTCAAGGGCGTGCTGTACGACTCCGAGGTCGCGACCGTCGACTCGCCCTCGCTCTTCGAGGCGGCCGGTGTCGCGGACCGGCTCACGATCGAGCACGGCGGTTACCTGGACAAGCTGCCGACGGGCGGCGACGCCTACCTCTTCAAGCACATCATCCACGACTTCTCCGAGGCCGACGCCATCACGGCGCTGCGCAACGCCCGTGAGGCGATCGGCCCCGACGGCAAGCTCCTCGTCATCGAGTACGTGCTCCCGGAGAACGGCGAGCACCACCTCGGCAACACCATCGACCTCTGGCTGATGCTGATGCTCGGCGCCCAGGACCGCACGCTCGCGCAGTACACCGAGCTGTTCGCGAAGGCCGGCTTCAAGGTCACCCGGGCCGTTCCCACCAGCGCGCCGATCTCCGTCATCGAGGCGATCCCGGCCTGA
- the fabG gene encoding 3-oxoacyl-ACP reductase FabG, whose product MAENGQQVALITGGTSGIGLAIAENLASQGLRVFLCARSAETVRETVDKLRADGHDVDGLAADVRKPDDVARLVETVVERYGRVDILVNNAGRSGGGATAEIADELWYDVIDTNLNSVFLMTRAVLNAGLVQRGWGRIINIASTGGKQGVVLGAPYSASKHGVIGFTKALGLELAKTGVTVNAVCPGYVETPMAQRVRQGYAAHFETTEAEILERFEAKIPLGRYSTAEEVAGLVAYLVSDAAAPVTAQAINVCGGLGNY is encoded by the coding sequence ATGGCCGAGAACGGACAGCAGGTAGCGCTCATCACCGGCGGGACGAGCGGAATCGGCCTGGCGATCGCCGAGAACCTCGCGAGCCAGGGGCTCCGCGTCTTCCTCTGCGCGCGCAGCGCCGAGACCGTCCGGGAGACCGTCGACAAGCTCCGGGCGGACGGCCACGACGTCGACGGCCTGGCCGCGGACGTCCGCAAGCCGGACGACGTCGCGCGCCTCGTCGAGACGGTCGTCGAGCGCTACGGGCGGGTCGACATCCTGGTCAACAACGCCGGGCGCAGCGGCGGCGGCGCGACCGCGGAGATCGCGGACGAGCTCTGGTACGACGTGATCGACACCAACCTGAACAGCGTCTTCCTGATGACCCGCGCGGTGCTGAACGCGGGGCTGGTGCAGCGCGGCTGGGGCCGGATCATCAACATCGCCTCGACCGGCGGCAAGCAGGGCGTCGTGCTCGGCGCCCCCTACTCGGCATCCAAGCACGGCGTCATCGGCTTCACCAAGGCCCTCGGGCTGGAGCTGGCGAAGACCGGCGTCACGGTCAACGCCGTCTGCCCCGGCTACGTCGAGACCCCGATGGCGCAGCGCGTGCGCCAGGGCTACGCCGCGCACTTCGAGACGACCGAGGCGGAGATCCTGGAGCGCTTCGAGGCGAAGATCCCGCTCGGCCGCTACTCCACCGCCGAGGAGGTGGCCGGCCTCGTCGCCTACCTGGTCTCCGACGCGGCGGCGCCCGTGACAGCCCAGGCGATCAACGTCTGCGGCGGCCTCGGAAACTACTGA
- a CDS encoding FAD-dependent monooxygenase, with protein MARDVIVVGAGPVGLMTAGELRLRGVDVVVYEKLPTPPRESRGASFTKRTAECFDQRGLLGRLGATEPADSHFGGVPIDLGTLAEDHYGHRGISQFRTERMLEGWVSELGVPILRGYEVTGFRESADGVVVTVTGPDGPVEESAGYLVGCDGGRSSIRKLAGIGFPGSDGRRGFLTADVTGIETRKRRIGEDLPGGSMIMAMDLENGVTRVVVHEAGTPPRDRDSLTYTDLADAWQRLTGESIHAGACRWISCFTDASRAAAEYRRGRVFLAGDAAHVQPPAMAQGLSVGVQDAVNLGWKLAATVNGWAPEDLLDTYHAERHPVGEQLARNARAAIELRLTGEDMDPVRGVMAELVSHPDAAAHLAGMLSGLGIRYDLGKGDHPLLGLRMPPERELTLPDGTRTRVAELLHTGHGVLITTDPALAAELADGLAGRVDVVTGTWTTDAAPTTDSVLVRPDGYVAWAAPGNTDDLTEALDRWFATTRKP; from the coding sequence ATGGCCAGGGATGTAATCGTCGTCGGCGCGGGCCCCGTCGGTCTGATGACGGCGGGCGAACTCAGGCTCCGCGGCGTGGACGTCGTCGTCTACGAGAAGCTGCCCACCCCGCCGCGCGAGTCGCGCGGGGCGAGCTTCACCAAGCGCACCGCCGAGTGCTTCGACCAGCGCGGCCTGCTCGGCCGGCTCGGCGCGACCGAACCCGCCGACAGCCACTTCGGCGGGGTCCCGATCGACCTCGGCACGCTCGCGGAGGACCACTACGGGCACCGCGGCATCTCCCAGTTCCGCACCGAGCGGATGCTGGAGGGCTGGGTGAGCGAGCTCGGCGTGCCGATCCTGCGCGGCTACGAGGTCACCGGATTCCGCGAGAGCGCCGACGGCGTCGTGGTGACCGTCACCGGCCCCGACGGCCCCGTCGAGGAGAGCGCCGGCTACCTCGTCGGCTGCGACGGCGGGCGGAGCTCGATCCGCAAGCTGGCCGGGATCGGCTTCCCCGGATCCGACGGCCGGCGCGGCTTCCTCACCGCCGACGTCACCGGGATCGAGACCCGCAAGCGGCGCATCGGCGAGGACCTGCCGGGCGGCAGCATGATCATGGCGATGGACCTGGAGAACGGCGTCACCCGCGTCGTCGTCCACGAGGCCGGGACCCCGCCGCGCGATCGCGACTCGCTCACCTACACCGACCTCGCCGACGCCTGGCAGCGGCTCACCGGCGAGTCCATCCACGCCGGCGCGTGCCGCTGGATCAGCTGCTTCACCGACGCCTCCCGGGCCGCCGCCGAATACCGGCGCGGCCGGGTCTTCCTGGCCGGCGACGCCGCGCACGTACAGCCCCCGGCCATGGCGCAGGGTCTGAGCGTGGGCGTCCAGGACGCGGTGAACCTCGGCTGGAAGCTGGCCGCGACGGTCAACGGCTGGGCCCCCGAGGACCTGCTCGACACCTACCACGCCGAACGCCACCCGGTCGGGGAGCAGCTGGCCCGCAATGCCCGCGCGGCGATCGAACTGCGGCTGACCGGAGAGGACATGGACCCGGTCCGCGGTGTCATGGCCGAGCTGGTCTCGCACCCGGACGCCGCGGCGCACCTGGCCGGAATGCTGAGCGGTCTCGGCATCCGCTACGACCTCGGCAAGGGAGACCACCCGCTGCTCGGCCTGCGCATGCCGCCCGAGCGCGAACTCACCCTCCCCGACGGCACCCGCACCCGCGTCGCCGAACTCCTGCACACCGGACACGGCGTCCTCATCACCACCGACCCCGCCCTGGCCGCCGAACTCGCCGACGGGCTCGCGGGCCGCGTCGACGTCGTCACCGGCACCTGGACCACCGACGCCGCCCCCACGACCGATTCCGTCCTCGTCCGCCCCGACGGCTACGTCGCCTGGGCCGCCCCCGGCAACACCGACGACCTCACCGAAGCCCTCGACCGCTGGTTCGCCACCACCCGCAAGCCTTAG
- the hemG gene encoding protoporphyrinogen oxidase gives MAGSERDQASGKPHVVIIGGGIAGLSAAFCLRGEPVRVTLLEGSSRIGGKLSVSEVAGVAVDEGAESLYLNRRKTTGLIKEAGLGDRIMSAGVTASAIRTGNEVRNQPDRQFMGVPCDMDDLARSGVLSAAGLDRARQDLALPAFDRDGDVSVADFVGGRLGREVVDRLVEPFLAGVFSGRAEDLSFEATLGPLAMASRKHTSLADAAGSLVPQLAEGEKPPPVSVATLDGGFGSLPPALVREVLAAAPDASLRTDAPVRELARSANGWRVTVGTAGDPEYIDADAVIVAVPAGPASGLLAGVTGAGQAVSALAEVPYSSVAMVTLAYPREAFPGGLSGRGYSAYRVPAVEGKVVKEVTFTTVKWPHLAGEVEIVRCSLGRFGEDHLLGRDDADLVAVAAAELAEATGVTGVPVASRVSRWQDALPQYTVGHLARVERIREAVAAQPGLAVCGALYDGVGVGVCMATARKAADQVLAWLKKDAAARSVAGAV, from the coding sequence ATGGCTGGGAGCGAACGGGATCAGGCGAGCGGAAAGCCCCATGTGGTCATCATCGGGGGCGGTATCGCGGGACTGTCGGCGGCCTTCTGTCTGCGGGGCGAGCCGGTCCGGGTGACGCTCCTGGAGGGATCCTCGCGGATCGGCGGGAAGCTGTCGGTCTCCGAGGTGGCGGGCGTCGCGGTCGACGAGGGCGCCGAGTCGCTCTACCTGAACCGCCGCAAGACCACCGGCCTGATCAAGGAGGCCGGGCTCGGCGACCGGATCATGTCGGCGGGCGTCACCGCGTCGGCGATCCGGACCGGGAACGAGGTCCGGAACCAGCCGGACCGTCAGTTCATGGGCGTCCCTTGCGACATGGACGACCTGGCCCGGTCCGGCGTGCTGTCCGCCGCCGGGCTCGACCGGGCGCGCCAGGACCTGGCGCTGCCCGCGTTCGACCGGGACGGCGACGTCTCGGTCGCGGACTTCGTCGGCGGGCGGCTCGGCCGGGAGGTCGTGGACCGCCTCGTCGAGCCGTTCCTCGCCGGCGTGTTCTCCGGCCGGGCCGAGGACCTTTCCTTCGAGGCCACGCTGGGCCCGCTGGCCATGGCGTCCCGCAAGCACACCTCGCTCGCGGACGCGGCCGGCTCGCTGGTGCCGCAGCTCGCCGAGGGGGAGAAGCCGCCGCCGGTGAGCGTCGCCACCCTCGACGGCGGGTTCGGTTCGCTGCCGCCCGCGCTCGTACGGGAGGTGCTGGCCGCCGCGCCGGACGCGTCCCTGCGCACCGACGCCCCCGTGCGGGAGCTCGCGCGGAGCGCGAACGGCTGGCGGGTGACCGTCGGTACGGCCGGCGACCCGGAGTACATCGACGCGGACGCGGTCATCGTCGCCGTTCCGGCCGGCCCCGCGAGCGGCCTGCTCGCCGGGGTCACCGGCGCGGGCCAGGCGGTCTCGGCGCTCGCCGAAGTCCCGTACTCCAGCGTGGCGATGGTGACGCTCGCCTACCCGCGCGAGGCGTTCCCCGGCGGGCTCTCCGGCCGGGGCTACTCCGCGTACCGGGTGCCCGCGGTGGAGGGGAAGGTCGTCAAGGAGGTCACCTTCACGACCGTGAAGTGGCCGCACCTGGCGGGCGAGGTGGAGATCGTCCGCTGCTCGCTCGGGCGGTTCGGCGAGGACCACCTGCTGGGCCGCGACGACGCCGACCTCGTGGCGGTGGCGGCGGCCGAGCTGGCCGAGGCGACCGGTGTGACCGGCGTTCCCGTGGCGTCCCGGGTGAGCCGCTGGCAGGACGCCCTGCCGCAGTACACCGTCGGCCACCTGGCCCGGGTGGAGCGGATCCGCGAGGCGGTGGCGGCCCAGCCCGGCCTCGCGGTGTGCGGCGCGCTGTACGACGGCGTGGGCGTCGGTGTCTGCATGGCCACCGCGCGCAAGGCCGCCGACCAGGTGCTCGCCTGGCTGAAGAAGGACGCGGCCGCGCGCAGCGTCGCCGGCGCGGTCTGA
- a CDS encoding acyl carrier protein, which yields MYQITISDLQTIMRQCAGEDEDALSLEQAPDRPFEELGYDSLALLETLSRIERDYGVELCEDKVGGIDTAAELVDFVNSLLQLKVMSAV from the coding sequence TTGTACCAGATCACGATCAGCGACCTCCAGACCATCATGCGCCAGTGCGCGGGCGAGGACGAGGACGCGCTGTCGCTCGAACAGGCGCCCGACCGTCCCTTCGAGGAGCTGGGGTACGACTCCCTCGCGCTGCTCGAAACGCTCAGCAGGATCGAGCGGGACTACGGCGTCGAGCTCTGTGAGGACAAGGTCGGCGGGATAGACACCGCCGCGGAACTCGTCGACTTCGTCAACTCGCTGTTGCAGCTGAAGGTGATGTCGGCGGTCTGA
- a CDS encoding FAD-dependent monooxygenase: MKTTDVIVVGAGPVGLMLAGELRLGGVDVVVYDKLPAPSGESRALGFNRRAAESLGQRGLLPRLGEFRWGPMGHFGGVRFDLGMLDEDHSGVLGLSQARTEEALGGWLAELGVPVRRSREVTGLRETPEGVVVSYAGPDGPGEENAAYVVGCDGAGSTVRTLAGIPAPGWEPTRGMYTAEITGVALRPRPIGERLPGGSMVVCTPLGGGRLRIVIHDLSLPARPDPGALTFAEVADAWRRLTGESIDDAEPQWLWACGNSAALADEYRRGRVLLAGDAAHEIPPLAAWGLSAGLQDAANLGWKLAATVKGRAPEGLLDTYHAERQPVGRELIRNARAASKIYLGEAPMDPVREVMGELLAHKGAAEQVAGIVSGLGIRYDLGKGDHPLLGLRMPPERELTLPDGTRTRVAELLHTGHGVLITTDPALAAELTDGLAGRVDVVTGTWTTDAAPTTDSVLIRPDGYVAWAAPGNTDDLTEALDRWFATTQPAGR; this comes from the coding sequence ATGAAAACTACTGACGTCATCGTGGTGGGTGCCGGGCCGGTCGGCCTGATGCTGGCCGGAGAACTCCGCCTGGGCGGAGTGGACGTGGTCGTCTACGACAAGCTGCCCGCGCCGAGCGGCGAATCGCGCGCCCTCGGCTTCAACCGGCGGGCCGCCGAGTCGCTGGGACAGCGCGGGCTGCTCCCCCGGCTGGGCGAGTTCCGGTGGGGCCCGATGGGGCACTTCGGCGGGGTCCGCTTCGACCTCGGCATGCTCGACGAGGACCACAGCGGAGTGCTCGGCCTCTCCCAGGCCCGCACCGAGGAGGCGCTCGGCGGCTGGCTGGCCGAGCTCGGCGTCCCGGTGCGCCGCAGCCGCGAGGTGACGGGACTGCGCGAGACCCCCGAGGGCGTCGTGGTCTCCTACGCGGGCCCCGACGGCCCCGGCGAGGAGAACGCGGCGTACGTGGTCGGCTGCGACGGCGCGGGAAGCACCGTCCGCACGCTGGCCGGGATCCCGGCTCCCGGCTGGGAGCCCACCCGCGGCATGTACACCGCGGAGATCACCGGCGTCGCGCTGCGCCCGCGGCCCATCGGGGAGCGACTGCCCGGCGGCAGCATGGTGGTGTGCACCCCGCTGGGCGGCGGGCGCCTGCGCATCGTCATCCACGACCTCTCGCTGCCGGCCCGCCCGGACCCGGGTGCGCTGACCTTCGCCGAAGTCGCCGACGCCTGGCGGCGGCTGACGGGTGAGTCGATCGACGACGCCGAGCCCCAGTGGCTGTGGGCCTGCGGCAACTCCGCCGCGCTGGCCGACGAGTACCGGCGCGGCCGGGTCCTGCTGGCGGGCGACGCCGCGCACGAGATCCCGCCGCTGGCCGCCTGGGGGCTCAGCGCCGGACTCCAGGACGCCGCGAACCTCGGCTGGAAGCTGGCGGCGACGGTCAAGGGCCGGGCCCCCGAGGGCCTGCTCGACACGTACCACGCCGAACGCCAACCAGTCGGACGGGAGTTGATCCGCAACGCCCGGGCGGCCTCGAAGATCTACCTCGGCGAGGCGCCGATGGACCCGGTCCGCGAGGTCATGGGCGAGCTGCTGGCCCACAAGGGGGCCGCGGAGCAGGTCGCCGGGATCGTCAGCGGTCTCGGCATCCGCTACGACCTCGGCAAGGGCGACCACCCGCTGCTCGGCCTGCGCATGCCGCCCGAGCGCGAACTCACCCTCCCCGACGGCACCCGCACCCGCGTCGCCGAACTCCTGCACACCGGACACGGCGTCCTCATCACCACCGACCCCGCCCTGGCCGCCGAACTCACCGACGGGCTCGCGGGCCGCGTCGACGTCGTCACCGGCACCTGGACCACCGACGCCGCCCCCACGACCGATTCCGTCCTCATCCGCCCCGACGGCTACGTCGCCTGGGCCGCCCCCGGCAACACCGACGACCTCACCGAAGCCCTCGACCGCTGGTTCGCCACCACTCAGCCCGCCGGCCGGTGA
- a CDS encoding NmrA/HSCARG family protein — MLGGTGRQGGAVARELLRRGRTVHALVRDPGKAQARALQEAGAVLVRGDLDDEASLLAAMEGVHGVFSVQTFRGPGGCEAEERQGRAVADAAVRAGVGHFVYSSVGGADRDTRVPHFESKLRIEEYLRTLDLPTTVLRPVMFHDILLDIAPRPVEGELVLSLWLDPGTSVQLIATSDIGAFAADAFENPDAWLGRVVEIAGDDLTGPQMAAAFEAVSGVPTRFQQLPIEPLRANREDLANMFDWFERDGYHADLPELRRSRPDLVSLEAWLSDNWTSPLVTSGT; from the coding sequence GTGCTGGGCGGTACCGGCCGGCAGGGCGGGGCGGTGGCCCGCGAACTGCTGCGGCGCGGGCGTACCGTGCACGCCCTGGTCCGCGACCCGGGCAAGGCGCAGGCGCGGGCCCTTCAGGAGGCGGGCGCGGTCCTCGTCCGCGGTGACCTGGACGACGAGGCGTCGCTGCTCGCGGCGATGGAGGGCGTCCACGGGGTGTTCAGCGTCCAGACGTTCCGGGGCCCCGGCGGGTGCGAGGCGGAGGAGCGGCAGGGCAGGGCGGTCGCCGACGCGGCCGTGCGGGCCGGCGTCGGGCACTTCGTCTACAGCTCGGTCGGCGGCGCGGACCGCGACACCCGGGTCCCGCACTTCGAGAGCAAGCTGAGGATCGAGGAGTACCTGCGGACGCTCGACCTGCCGACCACGGTGCTGCGGCCGGTCATGTTCCACGACATCCTCCTCGACATCGCCCCGCGTCCGGTGGAGGGCGAGCTCGTGCTCTCCCTGTGGCTGGACCCCGGGACCTCGGTGCAGCTCATCGCGACCAGCGACATCGGCGCGTTCGCCGCGGACGCCTTCGAGAACCCGGACGCCTGGCTGGGCCGGGTGGTCGAGATCGCCGGCGACGACCTGACCGGGCCGCAGATGGCCGCGGCCTTCGAGGCCGTGTCCGGGGTCCCGACGCGGTTCCAGCAGCTGCCCATCGAGCCGCTGCGCGCGAACCGCGAGGACCTGGCGAACATGTTCGACTGGTTCGAGCGCGACGGTTACCACGCCGACCTGCCGGAACTGCGCCGGAGCAGGCCGGACCTCGTCTCGCTGGAGGCATGGCTGAGCGACAACTGGACCTCGCCCCTGGTCACGTCCGGAACCTGA
- a CDS encoding SDR family oxidoreductase has protein sequence MRNSEKVALITGANKGIGLAIARQLGEQGVVVLVGARDEVLGKQAADTLSGDGINAVPLRLDVTDPASAAEAAGEIERRYGRLDILVNNAGVAGRFTGTADEATAADLREVYETNVFGVVTVTHAMLPLLRRAAAGRVVNLSSHVGSLALNSDPRSPLAGVSMIAYQSSKTALNAVTVAYAKELRGTPIKVNAALPGVVATDINHHRGHRTPAEGAVIAVRLALLDEAGPSGECLADDGPVPW, from the coding sequence ATGAGGAATTCCGAAAAGGTGGCGCTCATTACGGGCGCCAACAAGGGCATCGGCCTTGCCATCGCGCGGCAGCTCGGTGAGCAGGGCGTCGTCGTCCTCGTCGGCGCGAGGGACGAGGTGCTCGGCAAGCAGGCCGCCGACACGCTGTCCGGCGACGGCATCAACGCGGTGCCGCTGCGGCTCGACGTGACGGACCCGGCCTCCGCGGCCGAGGCCGCCGGCGAGATCGAACGGCGCTACGGACGCCTGGACATCCTCGTGAACAACGCCGGTGTCGCGGGCCGCTTCACCGGGACCGCCGACGAGGCGACCGCCGCCGACCTGCGGGAGGTCTACGAGACCAACGTCTTCGGCGTGGTCACCGTGACCCACGCGATGCTGCCGCTGCTGCGCCGCGCCGCGGCCGGCCGGGTCGTCAACCTGTCCAGCCACGTGGGGTCGCTGGCCCTGAACTCGGATCCGCGTTCCCCGCTGGCGGGCGTCAGCATGATCGCCTACCAGTCCTCGAAGACCGCCCTGAACGCGGTCACGGTGGCGTACGCGAAAGAGCTCCGAGGGACCCCGATCAAGGTCAACGCCGCCCTCCCCGGAGTGGTGGCGACGGACATCAACCACCACCGCGGTCACCGGACACCCGCCGAAGGAGCGGTGATCGCGGTCCGGCTCGCCCTGCTGGACGAGGCCGGCCCGTCAGGCGAGTGCCTGGCGGACGACGGACCCGTTCCGTGGTAG